The following proteins are encoded in a genomic region of Ostrea edulis chromosome 7, xbOstEdul1.1, whole genome shotgun sequence:
- the LOC130048619 gene encoding uncharacterized protein LOC130048619: MLTDDHSNNPKRFYRFIKSRRTESSDVAPLRKDDILHCDIGKLADALNSGEQMDCILLDFPKAFDKVPHQCLLNKCQYYGIRGNTLNWITSFLQGRTQQVLLDGKKSETSKVTTGVP, translated from the exons ATGCTAACTGACGATCATTCCAATAACCCAAAACGATTCTACAGATTTATCAAGAGTAGACGCACAGAATCTTCAGATGTAGCACCATTGCGGAAGGATGATATACTTCACTGTGACATCGGAA AGCTAGCAGATGCACTCAACTCCGGAGAACAGATGGATTGCATCCTACTAGACTTCCCCAAGGCATTTGATAAAGTGCCTCACCAATGCCTGCTCAACAAATGCCAATACTACGGAATCCGAGGAAACACACTTAATTGGATTACCAGCTTCCTACAAGGCCGAACACAACAGGTACTTCTGGATGGGAAGAAGTCAGAAACATCTAAAGTCACCACAGGCGTGCCCTAA